GCTGctggctgtagtcgcatcctcctgtcgctgtcagcatgcagctggctctcgtcactcctagtcatcctacagttctttcctaatctgctcagttttaaactttacacagtattacacatttcattcttcagctttcagcatttactttaaaacaccgttgcaaaaccatcacttcattctttttattcatgctttataaatgattaatgttatatttctctcatacatagctgattgagaatgtcaaaccttaaagtttttcctctaattctcagttcttaaccacatttcaatcatacatctttaaacttgttaatcaaagatgactaattttatttaatacatgtgaaagaatgtaaaatcatcatacatcatatctttggatatacttgtttatatttttgcaaaagataagacagataacatgtggcagataatatgtggctccacacaagCCTcacactgcttcaactgtgtgttttaataattattgcatggattaatAACGATATAAGAATATTTATTGTATCTTTTATGGAGTTTACTGTGaacagttactaaatgttgtatggattacatggaaaaatctcaccttattttgacacttgtaacaaatcattttaaaagataATTTCTGAAGATATaatgtaaataaagaaataaagaacaaaatgaaaaaaatgaagtaaAAGTGAGACACAAATGCTCAGAGTGCTCAGTGAATGAAACGGATTGTCATCAAATAGCTGATTGCTTACATTGTGTTTGAAACGTTttagaaaaaatcagaaatatttcaaatatatcTGTTGCTGTATCACCCCAAATATTAAAACCTAAACAGTTTTAATATTTGGAACAATCTCCTGATTGTTACATAATTTACAAGAACAAAGTGAGACCAGAAACTTGTCCAGGACGCTTTTCCTAATGAACAAATACAAAGTTGTGTCTGCAAGGGGACTAAGAAACATACAAACTGGTGCCACAACATGAAGCCCTTTATTGATCAGGTCAAATGAGAACAGCAGAGCGATGATGGGCAGGTAAAGCAGAGCATAAATAAGCAGCACTACAACTTGAATGGCTATGATTCTTCGTTTTTCATCTGCTGGGACACTGAGTGCTCCAGACAGGGTTTTAAAAGTCCCAACCAAGAAGAAGATGAACAAGGGAAAGGGCAGAAGGAGAAAAGCTGGAAGAATGTATATACCCATCACAGGTGACATAAAGACAAATAgtaaaagaagaagagaaagaatcCAGACCATGACGCAGACCACTACAGATGTCTTAATGTTTCTTCTGAATCTGTACCACAATGGCATGGCGATGACCAAATACCTGTAAGAACAGATGTagctatttatgttttagagaCTCTTACGTACAGACTAATGTGATTATGAGAGACAGAAAAGAAGCATACACGAAAACATAGTTACCTTTCAAATGAGATGCAAACCATGAATCCAACACTCGCTAATAAACTAAAATACCAGATGACAATTAAGACTATTAAGATATCATCGCTAAGTAAATTCATTGGAATTctgctgcagagctgaatgagaTCAGCAAAGAGAAGGTTGATGATGTAGACTGGAGCACCTTGATCCCTTTTCACCTACAAGACAGACAAGATAAAAAAGTAACTAATGACACAAGATTCCTCTAAACATGTAAAATTGTGCCTGTTTCACATATTCCAGTCATTTTTTAAGGGTAACAAAAGATGGACTTACACCTGAAATGAGAGAGGACTAATATTTAAAGAGCAGGCGCAAAGTCAAATATCACATTCATTGTTAATAAAAAGGTTCAAGTTACATTGTACTCACCTGTGAAAAAACTGCAATTATCACTATTAGAGTCAACGGAAGTCCAATGCCAATGGAAATCCAATTCATCCAGTCTACGAACTTTAAATAATTGTTATAGTTGGGTTGACTCTCGTTGAAACTGCAGTTGAACTGGCAgtaactgaatttgtttttcaatgatGTCTCATTGATTTTTAACTCTTCCATCCTTCAGTTTTGAATCAGAATTTTGAAGAAAGAGGTACCTGTAAAAGTAAGTGATGTGTGTGTAAGACCTGAaccgtttcggcagaaacggttgattaaacagtgacatctagtaatagttatcaattattactgagaatttaataattgtaattattaagggctttgagccacaattacaatcccagaggacatctctgatttcgattcatTAATAAGGATTATTGGTTAAGAAATTCATTTTGTCAAATTctgattttcaattataattattgataaatattaattgatcaattatCATAATCTCAACACTTGTATGCcaaaacagtcagagacctctccctgACCCAAAGTCACAGGGATGCAACTCTCTCATCCACCAGGGTAAAGAGCTGAGCTGGGAGGCGACAAGCAAATCCACAGCAGCCCACCATCTCTCCCTGCAGGCCACAACAGAATAGAAGCGAGTCCAGCCTTGGAAGTGGTTCTGGGCTCTGGTTACTGA
This genomic stretch from Girardinichthys multiradiatus isolate DD_20200921_A chromosome 22, DD_fGirMul_XY1, whole genome shotgun sequence harbors:
- the LOC124858959 gene encoding mas-related G-protein coupled receptor member X4-like — translated: MEELKINETSLKNKFSYCQFNCSFNESQPNYNNYLKFVDWMNWISIGIGLPLTLIVIIAVFSQVKRDQGAPVYIINLLFADLIQLCSRIPMNLLSDDILIVLIVIWYFSLLASVGFMVCISFERYLVIAMPLWYRFRRNIKTSVVVCVMVWILSLLLLLFVFMSPVMGIYILPAFLLLPFPLFIFFLVGTFKTLSGALSVPADEKRRIIAIQVVVLLIYALLYLPIIALLFSFDLINKGLHVVAPVCMFLSPLADTTLYLFIRKSVLDKFLVSLCSCKLCNNQEIVPNIKTV